CCGGCGTCTCGACGGCCGGCGCCACGGCGATCGGCAGCGGAGCGGCCTCGATGGCCTCGACCACTTCGGCGGCCGGCGCCGCCTGAGGCACGACGAGTGCCGCGGCTTCGGGTTCCGTTTCCACGGTTGCCGCCGGGGCGGCGGTTTCCCCGGCCTGCTCCAGCGTGCTCGCCGCCACGATTTCCGTGGCCTCCGCGGCTTCCGCCGCCTCCTGCTCCGGCACCTCCTGCGCAGCCGTTTCCTCGCCGGCCGGCTGGATGCCTTCCTCGGCCGCCGTCACTGCGCCTGCGGCCTCGCCTGCGCGGCGGTTGCGGCCGCGGCTGCGGCGGCGGCGCTTCTCGGGCTGCGCACCTTCCTCGGTGGCGGCATCCTCGGCGGAGACCACGCCTTCCTGCGGCGTGAGGGCCGCTTCGGCCGCGGCTGCAGCGGCGGCCGAAGCGGCGAGTTCGACGGCCGTTTCAGCCACAGGGGCGATCACCGGCTTTTCCGCGCTCTCGCCGGTACGGGCGCCGCGCGCGCCGCGACCGCGGCCGCGACCGCCGCCTTCCGCGCGCTCGCCGCGTTCCTGGCGTTCGCCACGCTCGGCCGGCTGGGCCGGGCGTGCGGCCTTGTCGCCCTGTTCCGTGCGTTCGCCGCGTTCCGGACGGCCGCCGCGGGCGGTCTGCGCTTCGGTGTCACGATCGCGGTCGCGGCGGTTGCGGCCGCCGTTGCCGCGGCGCATTTCGGAACCGCGCTCGCCGTGCGGGCGCGGTTCGCGCTTCGGAGCCGCTTCGACCGCCGGCACCGGCGCCGGCGCAGCGGCCGGTTCGCCGCGCAGCCAGCCGAGGATGCGGCCGATGAGTCCGGGGCGCCGGGCTGCCGCCGCCGGTTCGGCCGCGGTTTCGCCGCGCGCTTCCGGCGTCGGCGCGGGTTGCGCGGGGGCGATGCCCTTCACCGCGGCTTCCTGGCGCACGGGCTTTTCGCCGGCCTTGCCCGGCAGGCGCTGTTCGACTTCCTCGGGCTTTTGCACCATCTGGTAGCTGGCGAGCGCGATGTCCTCGACGTTGAGCTGGTCGTGGCGCAGTCGGATGATCTCGTGCGCCGGCGTTTCCAGGTGGCGGTTCGGCACGATGATGAGCTGCACCTTGTGGCGCATCTCGATGCGGGCGATGTCGACGCGCTTCTCGTTGAGCAGGAAGGTGGCGACGTCGACCGGCACCTGCAGGTGCACCGCTCCGGTGTTCTCCTTCATCGCCTCTTCTTCGAGGATGCGCAGGATGTGCAGCGCCGACGATTCGGTGCTGCGGATGTGGCCGGTGCCGTTGCAGCGCGGGCAGGTGATGTAGCTGGTTTCGGCCAGCGCCGGGCGCAGGCGCTGGCGCGACAGTTCGAGCAGGCCGAAGCGGCTGATCTTGCCGGTCTGCACGCGGGCGCGGTCGTGGCGCAGCGCGTCGCGCAGGCGGTTCTCGACCTCGCGCTGGTTCTTGGCCGACTCCATGTCGATGAAGTCGATGACGATGAGGCCGCCGAGGTCGCGCAGGCGGAGCTGGCGGGCGATCTCGTCGGCGGCCTCGAGGTTGGTGCGCAGCGCGGTTTCCTCGATGTCGGCGCCCTTGGTGGCGCGGCCGGAGTTCACGTCGATCGACACCAGCGCCTCGGTGTGGTCGATGACGACCGCGCCGCCCGAGGGCAGGCTGACCTGGCGCGAATAGGCGGATTCGATCTGGTGCTCGATCTGGAAGCGCGAGAACAGCGGCACGTCGTCCGAGTAGCGCTTGATCTTGGCGACGTTGTTCGGCATCACGTGCGCCATGAACTGGCGCGCCTGCTCGTAGATGTCGTCGGTGTCGATCAGGATCTCGCCGATGTCGGGCTGGAAGTAGTCGCGGATGGCGCGGATCACCAGGCTGCCTTCCTGGTAGATGAGGAAGGCGCCGCTCTGGCCCTGCGCCGCGCCCTCGATGGCGGTCCACAACTGCAGCAGGTAGTTGAGGTCCCACTGCAGCTCTTCGGCGCTGCGGCTGATCGCCGCCGTGCGCGCGATCAGGCTCATGCCCTGCGGCACGTCGAGCTGGTCCATGTTCTCGCGCAGTTCGGCGCGCTCGTCGCCCTCCACCCGGCGCGACACGCCACCGCCGCGCGGGTTGTTCGGCATCAGCACGAGGTAGCGGCCGGCGAGCGAGATGTAGGTGGTCAGCGCCGCGCCCTTGTTGCCGCGCTCGTCCTTCTCGACCTGGACGATCAGCTCCTGGCCTTCCTTCAGCGCTTCCTTGATCGACGCCTTGCCGGCATCCACGCCGGGCTGGAAGTAGGCGCGCGAGATTTCCTTGAACGGCAGGAAGCCGTGGCGCTCCGCGCCGTAGTCGACGAACGCCGCCTCGAGGCTGGGCTCGATGCGGGTGATGACCGCCTTGTAGATGTTGCTCTTGCGTTCTTCTTTTGCGGCCGATTCGATATCGAGGTCGATCAGTTTCTGACCGTCCACGATCGCGACGCGCAATTCCTCGGCCTGCGTCGCATTGAAAAGCATGCGCTTCATTTGATCCTTCTCCCGCGCAGGTCACACGGGCAGGACGAACGGCGCGCACCATCGCGCTTTCCGGGATCAGGAGCGATCGGGTAGGGCTGCTGCTTTCATCCGGTGTTGGTAAGGGCTGTGATGGGTCGGCTGGTCGAAATTCTCGTGTCCCCGCCCGGCTGCCGTTTCGGGCCAGCGGGCCGGCACATTTGATCCTGCGTGTGCCTGCTTCGATTTAGGCGTTTAAGTCCAGTTTGTGGGCTGGACAGGTATGTCGTACTGGCTCGTTTGCGTTACCATCGGCGCCTTTTTTGGCCTTGGACGGTACGCGGCGAAGAATCCGGGAGCGCTCTTCAGGGCTCGTCGCCAGCAGTCTGCTCCGCATCCGGGTGTATCCATGGGCGGAGCACTTGGCTGACTAAAACCGGATGCAACGGCGCAGAAGTATATTTCATGACGACGACAGAAGGCAAAGCGATTGCAGTGCGCCACGAGCGCATCGACGAGGCCGCGGCCGGTCAGCGCATCGACAACTTCCTGCTGCGCATGGCCAAGGGCGTGCCCAAGAGCCACGTCTATCGCATCCTGCGCAGCGGCGAAGTACGCGTGAACGGGCGCCGGGTGCAGCAGACCTACCGCCTGCAGGCGGGCGACGAGGTGCGCATCCCGCCGATCCGCATCGCCGCGCCCGTGCATGCCGCCCCCGCGCCGGCGGGCAGGCCGCTGCCCGTCGTGTATGAGGACGACGCCCTCATCGTGATCGACAAGCCGTCGGGCAAGGCCGTCCATGGCGGCAGCGGCGTGAGCTACGGCGTGATCGAGCAACTGCGGGTGCAGCGGCCCGAACTGCGGATGCTGGAACTGGCACACCGCCTCGACCGCGAGACCTCGGGCCTCTTGATCGTCGCCAAGAAACGCTCGGCGCTGACCGCGCTGCACGACATGATGCGCGAGGGCAGGGTCGAGAAGCGCTACCTGACGCTGGTGCCCGGCCGCTGGGCGAATCCGCTGCAGCACGTGAAGGCGGCCCTGCACAAGTACCTCACCGCCGAAGGCGAGCGGCGGGTGCGGGTGAGCGAAGAGGGCAAGCCCGCGCACAGCGTGGTGCGGCTGGTACGGCGCTGGCCCGACTACAGCCTGCTCGAGGTGGAACTGAAGACCGGGCGCACGCATCAGATCCGCGTGCATCTGGCGCATCTGGGCTTTCCGCTGTGCGGCGACGACAAGTACGGCGACTTCGCGCTCAACAAGCGCCTGGAAGCCGAAGGGCTGAAGCGCATGTTCCTGCACGCGGCGAAGCTGAGCTTCGAGCATCCCCTGACGGGCGAACGGCTGAGCTTCGAGGCGCCGCTGCCGGAGGATCTGCAGCGCTTCATCGACGGACTGGATTCAAGACAGGGAAGGGCGAATGGCTGAACGTTTCGATCTCATCGTGTTCGACTGGGACGGCACGCTGATGGACTCGGCGGGCGCGATCGTGCGCGCCATCGTGGCGTCGTGCCGCGACCTGGGGCTGCCCGAGCCCAGCGAGGAGCGGGCGCGCTACGTGATCGGCCTGGGGCTGGGCGACGCCCTGCGCCATGCGGTGCCGGAACTCGCCGAAAGCGACTATCCGCGCATGATCGAGCGCTACCGCCACCACTACCTGGCCAGCGACCATGAACTGACGCTCTTCCCGGGGGTCGTGGACCTCCTTGCCTGGTTGTCGGAACAGGGGCGCATGCTGGGCGTGGCGACGGGCAAGAGCCGCCTCGGGCTGAACCGGGCGCTCGGCCACGCGGGGCTCGTCGCCCGCTTCCACAGCACGCGCTGTGCCGACGAGTGCTTTTCCAAGCCGCATCCGGCCATGCTCGAAGAGATCATGGATGAACTCGGCGTGGAGCCGGATCGCACGCTGATGGTGGGCGACACTACCCACGACCTGCTGATGGCGAAGAACGCGGGCGTGGCTGCGCTGGCGGTGAGCTTCGGCGCCCATCCCGCGCGGGCCCTGCGCGCCGAGGCGCCGCTCGCCTGCGTGGACACGCCGGCCGAACTGGGGCGCTGGTTGCGGCAGAACGTTTGAGAGGAGCGTCAGGCGAGCAGCAGGAACAGGGCCGGGCGCTTGGACAGCGCCGGCCTGTCGCCGCGCCGCCAGTCGCCGATGCTGCGGGTGGCCAGGTATTCGGCCGCAGTGCTCAGGTCGCAGGCGACGCAGAGGCGGGTGTCCGGCCGGCAGACGCGCAGCAGGGCTTCGAACAGGCGGTCGTTGCGGTAGGGCGTCTCGATGAAGATCTGCGTGCGCTGCCGTGTGCGGGATTCGTTCTCGAGGGTGCGGATGCGCTCGTCGCGTTCGGCCTCGGCGACCGGCAGATAGCCGTGGAAGGCGAAGCTCTGGCCGTTGAGCCCGGACCCCATGAGGCCGAGCAGGATGGAAGACGGGCCGACCAGCGGCACGACGCGGATGCCCAGCGCGTGGGCGCGCGCGACCAGCCTGGCGCCGGGGTCCGCGACCGCGGGGCAGCCGGCATCGGACATCAGGCCGATGTCCTCGCCGACCAGGGCGGGGGCGAGCAGGGCGTCGATGGCGGCGTCCGGCACCGCGGCCGGGTCGGCGGGAAGCTCCCGGACGTCGGTTTCGCGCAGCGGGTGCGGGAAGTCCAGTTGCTTGAGATGCGCCCGCGCGCTGCGCGCCGTCTCGACCACGAAGTGCCTCAGGCCGGCGACCGTGGCCTGCGCCTGCTGGGGCAGGAAGGACTGCCACGGGGCATCGCCGAGCGCGACGGGAACGAGGTACAGCGTGCCGCGGGCCGGCGCGTTCATGGCAGTTGGATGCCTTCGGCGCGCAGCATCCGCGACAGCGCGATCAGTGGCAGGCCGATCAGCGCGGTGGGGTCGTCGCCCGACAGGGCTTCGAGCAGGGCGATGCCCAGTCCCTCGGATTTCGCGCTGCCGGCGCAGTCGAGCGGGCGTTCCTTCTCGACGTAGCGGCGGATCTCGTCGTCGCCGAGGTCGCGAAAGCGCACCAGCGTGGGCACGGCTTCGCACTGGATGTTGCCGCTGCGGGTGTTCAGTAGTGCCAGCGCGGTGTGGAACACCACCGTCTGGCCGCGCATGCGCTGCAACTGCGCGATCGCGCGTGCTTCCGTGCCGGGCTTGCCGAAGACCTCGCTGTCCAGGTGGGCGACCTGGTCGCTGCCGATGATCAGTGCGTCGGGATGCATCGCGGCCACCGCCCGGGCCTTGTCGACGGCAAGGCGTCCGGCGGTCGCCGAGGGGGTTTCGCCCGCAAGCGGAGTCTCGTCGGTTTCCGGGCGTGCGGTTTCGAACGGGATCTGCAGCCGCTCGAGCAGCATCTTGCGATAGGCGG
This DNA window, taken from Thauera sp. K11, encodes the following:
- a CDS encoding ribonuclease E/G, with the translated sequence MKRMLFNATQAEELRVAIVDGQKLIDLDIESAAKEERKSNIYKAVITRIEPSLEAAFVDYGAERHGFLPFKEISRAYFQPGVDAGKASIKEALKEGQELIVQVEKDERGNKGAALTTYISLAGRYLVLMPNNPRGGGVSRRVEGDERAELRENMDQLDVPQGMSLIARTAAISRSAEELQWDLNYLLQLWTAIEGAAQGQSGAFLIYQEGSLVIRAIRDYFQPDIGEILIDTDDIYEQARQFMAHVMPNNVAKIKRYSDDVPLFSRFQIEHQIESAYSRQVSLPSGGAVVIDHTEALVSIDVNSGRATKGADIEETALRTNLEAADEIARQLRLRDLGGLIVIDFIDMESAKNQREVENRLRDALRHDRARVQTGKISRFGLLELSRQRLRPALAETSYITCPRCNGTGHIRSTESSALHILRILEEEAMKENTGAVHLQVPVDVATFLLNEKRVDIARIEMRHKVQLIIVPNRHLETPAHEIIRLRHDQLNVEDIALASYQMVQKPEEVEQRLPGKAGEKPVRQEAAVKGIAPAQPAPTPEARGETAAEPAAAARRPGLIGRILGWLRGEPAAAPAPVPAVEAAPKREPRPHGERGSEMRRGNGGRNRRDRDRDTEAQTARGGRPERGERTEQGDKAARPAQPAERGERQERGERAEGGGRGRGRGARGARTGESAEKPVIAPVAETAVELAASAAAAAAAEAALTPQEGVVSAEDAATEEGAQPEKRRRRSRGRNRRAGEAAGAVTAAEEGIQPAGEETAAQEVPEQEAAEAAEATEIVAASTLEQAGETAAPAATVETEPEAAALVVPQAAPAAEVVEAIEAAPLPIAVAPAVETPAEPAVAVPLPVAVTVDQTPPLEAAVEVVPAGIESAPVETFEAGQPESASSTASVEIAGAQAEEAATEARPAETEPVVEGEPAVEVAYAAVEPAIAEPVTVEPAAAEPAAAEPVVAEPLATEPAATETPPAEPLPAEPAQAEVQPGTTARAEPLSAPIEVGTMAAESGLIMIETDVGKLAQFGSGAPETPLRLGRKPRPAPVIEDEPLQQIETHK
- a CDS encoding RluA family pseudouridine synthase codes for the protein MTTTEGKAIAVRHERIDEAAAGQRIDNFLLRMAKGVPKSHVYRILRSGEVRVNGRRVQQTYRLQAGDEVRIPPIRIAAPVHAAPAPAGRPLPVVYEDDALIVIDKPSGKAVHGGSGVSYGVIEQLRVQRPELRMLELAHRLDRETSGLLIVAKKRSALTALHDMMREGRVEKRYLTLVPGRWANPLQHVKAALHKYLTAEGERRVRVSEEGKPAHSVVRLVRRWPDYSLLEVELKTGRTHQIRVHLAHLGFPLCGDDKYGDFALNKRLEAEGLKRMFLHAAKLSFEHPLTGERLSFEAPLPEDLQRFIDGLDSRQGRANG
- a CDS encoding HAD-IA family hydrolase translates to MAERFDLIVFDWDGTLMDSAGAIVRAIVASCRDLGLPEPSEERARYVIGLGLGDALRHAVPELAESDYPRMIERYRHHYLASDHELTLFPGVVDLLAWLSEQGRMLGVATGKSRLGLNRALGHAGLVARFHSTRCADECFSKPHPAMLEEIMDELGVEPDRTLMVGDTTHDLLMAKNAGVAALAVSFGAHPARALRAEAPLACVDTPAELGRWLRQNV
- a CDS encoding SAM-dependent methyltransferase; protein product: MNAPARGTLYLVPVALGDAPWQSFLPQQAQATVAGLRHFVVETARSARAHLKQLDFPHPLRETDVRELPADPAAVPDAAIDALLAPALVGEDIGLMSDAGCPAVADPGARLVARAHALGIRVVPLVGPSSILLGLMGSGLNGQSFAFHGYLPVAEAERDERIRTLENESRTRQRTQIFIETPYRNDRLFEALLRVCRPDTRLCVACDLSTAAEYLATRSIGDWRRGDRPALSKRPALFLLLA
- a CDS encoding Maf family protein; this translates as MKIVLASTSAYRKMLLERLQIPFETARPETDETPLAGETPSATAGRLAVDKARAVAAMHPDALIIGSDQVAHLDSEVFGKPGTEARAIAQLQRMRGQTVVFHTALALLNTRSGNIQCEAVPTLVRFRDLGDDEIRRYVEKERPLDCAGSAKSEGLGIALLEALSGDDPTALIGLPLIALSRMLRAEGIQLP